A portion of the Falco naumanni isolate bFalNau1 chromosome 9, bFalNau1.pat, whole genome shotgun sequence genome contains these proteins:
- the SUPV3L1 gene encoding ATP-dependent RNA helicase SUPV3L1, mitochondrial isoform X1, producing MRRCAWPLLRLPARAGLLLRHGGATAPRLRPAAAASSSASSNGGDGASRAPDTSLFVPVPLKPVSDAAEEDVGAELTRPLDKGEVLKNLNKFYKRKEIQRLGVENGLDARLFHQAFISFRKYIMESSSVSADLHIILNDICCGAGHVDDLFPFFLRHAKQIFPMLDCMDDLRKISDLRLPPNWYPDARAIQRKIIFHAGPTNSGKTYHAIQRFLSAKSAIYCGPLKLLAHEIFQKSNDANVPCDLVTGEERVYANEDARQAPHIACTIEMCSTNTPYEVAVIDEIQMIRDPARGWAWTRALLGLCAEEIHVCGEAAAIDLVTELMYTTGEEVEVRNYKRLTPLTVLDYALESLDNLRPGDCIVCFSKNDIYSISRQIEARGLECAVIYGSLPPGTKLEQAKKFNDPDDPCKILVATDAIGMGLNLCIRRIIFNSIVKPTINEKGEKEIDSITTSQALQIAGRAGRYGSSFKQGEVTTMHRDDLVQLKEILNEPVRPVKAAGLHPTPEQIEMFAYHLPDATLSNLIDIFVSLSQVDGLYFVCNIDDFKFLADMIQHIPLNLRSRYVFCTAPLNRKEPFVCTMLLKFARQFSRNEPLTFDWLCRHTKWPLAAPKNIKELVHLEAVHDVFDLYLWLSYRFMDMFPDAVLVREVQKKLDDIIQVGVCNITKLIRASQSAAAPGTADVSEDFPLSRTKRNTRAISDRHGAKSTEAHSVAVEVPGERRAKNLKAYQSATRQEDLKSYGHGSLANRLLREGLLTQEMLRQLESEWQDQHRNGRYGLGSKRGDQNSSKEMGKKKK from the exons ATGAGGCGGTGCGCGTGGCCGCTGCTGCGGCTCCCGGCGCGCGCGGGGCTCCTCCTCCGCCATGGGGGGGCCACCGCCCCCCGGctgcgccccgccgccgccgcatcctcctccgcctcctcgAACGGCGGAGACGGCGCCTCCCGGGCCCCCGACACCTCCCTCTTCGTGCCCGTGCCGCTGAAGCCCGTTAGCGACGCGGCCGAGGAAGACGTGGGCGCCGAGCTCACGCGGCCCCTCGACAAGG GTGAAGTTCTAAAAAACTTAAATAAGttctacaaaagaaaagaaatccaaagaCTGGGAGTGGAAAATGGATTAGATG ctcGCCTGTTTCACCAAGCATTTATAAGCTTTAGGAAGTATATCATGGAATCCAGTTCTGTGAGTGCTGATTTGCATATTATTCTCAATGATATATGCTGTGGTGCAG GTCACGTGGATgatctctttccatttttcctgaGGCATGCAAAGCAGATCTTTCCAATGCTGGACTGTATGGATGATCTGCGCAAGATTAGTGATTTAAGATTGCCACCCAACTG GTATCCAGATGCCAGGGCTATTCAGCGAAAGATAATATTCCATGCTGGTCCTACAAACAGTGGAAAAACTTACCATGCTATCCAGAGATTTTTGTCAGCAAAATCTGCAATATACTGTGGTCCACTAAAACTGCTGGCTCATGAGATCTTCCAAAAGAGTAATGACGCT AATGTGCCATGTGACTTGGTGACAGGAGAAGAGCGTGTGTATGCCAATGAAGATGCCAGACAAGCTCCTCATATTGCTTGTACCATTGAAATGTGCAGCACTAATACGCCTT atgaGGTTGCTGTGATTGATGAAATTCAGATGATCAGAGATCCTGCCAGAGGGTGGGCTTGGACAAGAGCCCTTCTAG GACTGTGTGCAGAAGAAATCCATGTTTGTGGGGAAGCTGCTGCTATTGACTTGGTGACAGAGCTCATGTACACGACAGGGGAAGAAGTTGAA GTCCGAAACTACAAGAGACTCACTCCTCTTACTGTCCTGGATTATGCCTTAGAATCTTTAGATAACCTCCGTCCTGGGGACTGCATTGTCTGTTTCAGTAAGAATGACATTTATTCTATCAGTCGACAGATTGAAGCCAGAGGATTAGAATGTGCTGTCATATATGGCAGTCTGCCACCAG GAACAAAACTTGAACAGGCAAAGAAATTCAATGATCCCGATGATCCATGCAAAATTTTAGTTGCTACAGATGCAATTGGAATGGGACTCAATTT gtgtataagaagaataatttttaactcTATAGTAAAGCCAACTATCAatgagaagggagaaaaggaaatagaCTCCATTACAACTTCTCAGGCTCTACAAAttgctgggagagctgggcgTTACGGCTCATCCTTCAAACAAGGAGAAGTCACTACAATGCATCGTGATGACCTCGTGCAGCTGAAGGAAATTTTGAATGAGCCTGTGCGCCCTGTGAAG gCAGCTGGCCTACATCCTACTCCTGAGCAGATAGAAATGTTTGCTTACCACCTCCCTGATGCCACTCTATCCAATCTAATT GATATTTTTGTGAGTCTCTCACAAGTCGATGGGCTTTATTTTGTCTGCAATATTGATGACTTTAAATTTCTAGCAGATATGATTCAGCACATTCCACTAAACTTGCGATCACGATATGTCTTCTGCACTGCACCCTTGAACAGAAAAGAGCCTTTTGTGTGTACCATGTTGTTGAAG tttgcaagACAGTTCAGTAGAAATGAGCCTCTGACATTTGACTGGCTCTGTCGGCACACCAAATGGCCATTAGCTGCTCCAAAGAACATCAAAGAACTTGTACACCTTGAAGCTGTTCATGATGTTTTTGACCTCTATCTGTGGTTAAG TTACCGCTTCATGGATATGTTCCCTGATGCTGTCCTTGTAAGGGAAGTTCAGAAAAAACTAGATGACATTATACAAGTTGGTGTCTGCAACATCACAAAGCTGATCCGAGCATCACAatctgcagctgctcctggcacagCAGACGTGTCAGAAGACTTTCCCCTTTCAAGGACTAAGAGGAATACCAGGGCGATTTCAGACCGTCATGGTGCAAAATCCACAGAGGCACACTCTGTTGCAGTGGAGGTTCCaggagaaagaagagcaaagaacTTGAAAGCCTATCAGTCTGCTACAAGGCAGGAGGATCTGAAAAGCTATGGACATGGATCTCTTGCCAACAGATTGCTGCGTGAAGGACTTCTAACACAAGAAATGCTAAGACAGCTGGAGAGTGAGTGGCAGGATCAGCACAGGAATGGTAGATATGGCCTTGGTTCAAAAAGAGGTGATCAGAATAGTTCaaaggaaatggggaaaaagaaaaaatag
- the SUPV3L1 gene encoding ATP-dependent RNA helicase SUPV3L1, mitochondrial isoform X2, with the protein MRSSKRVMTLSNVPCDLVTGEERVYANEDARQAPHIACTIEMCSTNTPYEVAVIDEIQMIRDPARGWAWTRALLGLCAEEIHVCGEAAAIDLVTELMYTTGEEVEVRNYKRLTPLTVLDYALESLDNLRPGDCIVCFSKNDIYSISRQIEARGLECAVIYGSLPPGTKLEQAKKFNDPDDPCKILVATDAIGMGLNLCIRRIIFNSIVKPTINEKGEKEIDSITTSQALQIAGRAGRYGSSFKQGEVTTMHRDDLVQLKEILNEPVRPVKAAGLHPTPEQIEMFAYHLPDATLSNLIDIFVSLSQVDGLYFVCNIDDFKFLADMIQHIPLNLRSRYVFCTAPLNRKEPFVCTMLLKFARQFSRNEPLTFDWLCRHTKWPLAAPKNIKELVHLEAVHDVFDLYLWLSYRFMDMFPDAVLVREVQKKLDDIIQVGVCNITKLIRASQSAAAPGTADVSEDFPLSRTKRNTRAISDRHGAKSTEAHSVAVEVPGERRAKNLKAYQSATRQEDLKSYGHGSLANRLLREGLLTQEMLRQLESEWQDQHRNGRYGLGSKRGDQNSSKEMGKKKK; encoded by the exons ATGAGATCTTCCAAAAGAGTAATGACGCTGTCA AATGTGCCATGTGACTTGGTGACAGGAGAAGAGCGTGTGTATGCCAATGAAGATGCCAGACAAGCTCCTCATATTGCTTGTACCATTGAAATGTGCAGCACTAATACGCCTT atgaGGTTGCTGTGATTGATGAAATTCAGATGATCAGAGATCCTGCCAGAGGGTGGGCTTGGACAAGAGCCCTTCTAG GACTGTGTGCAGAAGAAATCCATGTTTGTGGGGAAGCTGCTGCTATTGACTTGGTGACAGAGCTCATGTACACGACAGGGGAAGAAGTTGAA GTCCGAAACTACAAGAGACTCACTCCTCTTACTGTCCTGGATTATGCCTTAGAATCTTTAGATAACCTCCGTCCTGGGGACTGCATTGTCTGTTTCAGTAAGAATGACATTTATTCTATCAGTCGACAGATTGAAGCCAGAGGATTAGAATGTGCTGTCATATATGGCAGTCTGCCACCAG GAACAAAACTTGAACAGGCAAAGAAATTCAATGATCCCGATGATCCATGCAAAATTTTAGTTGCTACAGATGCAATTGGAATGGGACTCAATTT gtgtataagaagaataatttttaactcTATAGTAAAGCCAACTATCAatgagaagggagaaaaggaaatagaCTCCATTACAACTTCTCAGGCTCTACAAAttgctgggagagctgggcgTTACGGCTCATCCTTCAAACAAGGAGAAGTCACTACAATGCATCGTGATGACCTCGTGCAGCTGAAGGAAATTTTGAATGAGCCTGTGCGCCCTGTGAAG gCAGCTGGCCTACATCCTACTCCTGAGCAGATAGAAATGTTTGCTTACCACCTCCCTGATGCCACTCTATCCAATCTAATT GATATTTTTGTGAGTCTCTCACAAGTCGATGGGCTTTATTTTGTCTGCAATATTGATGACTTTAAATTTCTAGCAGATATGATTCAGCACATTCCACTAAACTTGCGATCACGATATGTCTTCTGCACTGCACCCTTGAACAGAAAAGAGCCTTTTGTGTGTACCATGTTGTTGAAG tttgcaagACAGTTCAGTAGAAATGAGCCTCTGACATTTGACTGGCTCTGTCGGCACACCAAATGGCCATTAGCTGCTCCAAAGAACATCAAAGAACTTGTACACCTTGAAGCTGTTCATGATGTTTTTGACCTCTATCTGTGGTTAAG TTACCGCTTCATGGATATGTTCCCTGATGCTGTCCTTGTAAGGGAAGTTCAGAAAAAACTAGATGACATTATACAAGTTGGTGTCTGCAACATCACAAAGCTGATCCGAGCATCACAatctgcagctgctcctggcacagCAGACGTGTCAGAAGACTTTCCCCTTTCAAGGACTAAGAGGAATACCAGGGCGATTTCAGACCGTCATGGTGCAAAATCCACAGAGGCACACTCTGTTGCAGTGGAGGTTCCaggagaaagaagagcaaagaacTTGAAAGCCTATCAGTCTGCTACAAGGCAGGAGGATCTGAAAAGCTATGGACATGGATCTCTTGCCAACAGATTGCTGCGTGAAGGACTTCTAACACAAGAAATGCTAAGACAGCTGGAGAGTGAGTGGCAGGATCAGCACAGGAATGGTAGATATGGCCTTGGTTCAAAAAGAGGTGATCAGAATAGTTCaaaggaaatggggaaaaagaaaaaatag